Proteins found in one Malassezia vespertilionis chromosome 5, complete sequence genomic segment:
- a CDS encoding uncharacterized protein (TransMembrane:2 (o542-560i656-679o); EggNog:ENOG503Q3NH; COG:I): protein MGAATVPLAGVEFDEFYGVKRGSEDWDTLEEDKWSVYKRLETFRRLVAWYRGEKWRGFTHRIGAPILYPGFSQKLIDAVTTSPQVKRAISSLAQQRASALLVHVHDGKLSPDYLRAYLKDPTSGEVPPVDTTKLAKPETLNKLLGKAYTPEISAVQQFYTDVHMRLVRELVKRTKKMVENASSRMDSAPFSRFFGAAVNEILVSMYNYGTHVRHDQVMALRKIALEAAKKKQSIVFVPCHKSHIDYLVFSFILYRIGICLPNILAGENLDLPVAGTILRQGGAVFIRRSFQGDQLYPLVMKEYIMQLFADGQNIEFFIEGTRSRTGKLLTPKYGILKYMMQALRENRTSDLLICPVSLQYDSVIEAETYVDELLGKPKKSESLYDLVAGGSAILQLKMGRIDARFKEPWSMREYMQREEAYRTDEPSNDSDNQILKSLGYQILSDINSVSVIMPAALVGTVILTMRGRGIGRAALIKGVARLRERILENGYEVANFGLNSIAEIVDRTLSHMKDLIEEHKGLLEVTFQPVKMFELSFYRNQIMHIFVHESLICVSLYMYVKQGGPTEMQRIDFESMYNACQFLSKVLRDEFVFGTMQLDRNIEKTVQQLIDDNILQVTAGDNIDAEGLSVHDWRAGNGLLGLADEERRNGRQNFDIYLFLIWPYVESYWLAAVSILGLAPQSVQVRPAHDAGSVPEQRLPWYMKKDLVTSMQKIGNTLFWQGELSYYEAINSATLVNALARMEQMGVVVYHKPDDKKAGTFAAVDPSWVPTAIKRDALQPDQSSVSVSQISYDYVLVGPLVDIIERLVRFRREGKDRRDQSGDSHVFEHAFAGSPRIMHWAPVGASSGVHSHL, encoded by the coding sequence atgggcgcggcgacgGTTCCTTTGGCGGGTGTTGAGTTTGACGAGTTCTACGGCGTCAAGCGAGGCTCGGAAGACTGGGATACACTCGAAGAGGACAAGTGGTCCGTGTATAAGCGCCTGGAAACCTTTCGGCGTCTCGTCGCTTGGTACCGCGGCGAAAAATGGCGTGGCTTTACGCACCGCATTGGCGCGCCAATCCTCTACCCCGGCTTTTCGCAAAAGCTAATCGACGCTGTGACCACGAGTCCTCAGGTGAAACGTGCGATTTCCtctcttgcgcagcagcgtgcaagcgcgctgctggtgcACGTCCACGACGGAAAGCTCTCGCCAGATTACCTGCGCGCATACTTAAAAGATCCCACGTCGGGCGAGGTTCCGCCGGTAGATACGACCAAGCTGGCAAAGCCAGAGACTCTGAACAAGCTTCTCGGCAAAGCCTACACGCCCGAGATTTCTGCGGTGCAGCAGTTTTATACGGACGTGCACATgcgccttgtgcgcgagcttgtCAAGAGGACCAAAAAGATGGTGGAGAATGCTTCCTCGCGCATGGACTCTGCTCCCTTTTCGCGTTTCTTTGGCGCGGCCGTGAACGAGATTTTGGTGAGCATGTACAATTATGGCACGCATGTAAGGCACGACCAAGTCATGGCTCTGCGCAAAATAGCGCTGGAAGCTGCCAAGAAGAAGCAGAGCATTGTGTTCGTCCCATGCCACAAATCGCACATTGACTACCTTGTCTTTTCCTTCATTCTCTACCGTATCGGTATTTGTCTTCCCAACATTCTTGCGGGCGAGAACCTGGATCTCCCTGTGGCCGGCACCATCCTCCGCCAGGGCGGCGCTGTGTTTATCCGGCGCTCGTTTCAGGGCGACCAGCTCTACCCGCTTGTAATGAAGGAATATATCATGCagctctttgccgacgGGCAAAATATCGAATTCTTTATCGAGGGCACGCGTTCGCGCACGGGCAAATTGTTGACGCCCAAGTACGGCATCCTCAAGTACATGATGCAGGCACTGCGCGAAAACCGTACCTCGGATCTGCTTATCTGCCCAGTGAGTCTCCAGTACGATTCGGTGATCGAGGCCGAGACGTAcgtggacgagctgctAGGCAAGCCTAAAAAATCGGAATCCCTTTACGACCTAGTCGCCGGCGGCTCTGCCATTCTACAGCTCAAGATGGggcgcatcgacgcgcgctttaAGGAGCCATGGAGCATGCGCGAatacatgcagcgcgaggaagcCTACCGCACCGACGAGCCTAGCAACGACTCTGACAACCAGATCCTCAAGTCACTCGGCTACCAGATCCTATCTGACATCAACTCCGTCTCTGTAATTAtgcctgctgcgctggTCGGCACCGTGATTCTGACTATGCGCGGCCGCGGGATCgggcgcgcggcactgaTCAAGGGCGTGGCGCGTTTGCGGGAACGGATTTTAGAGAACGGCTACGAAGTGGCCAATTTTGGCCTGAACAGCATTGCCGAGATTGTCGACCGCACCTTGTCGCACATGAAGGATTTGATTGAGGAGCACAAGGGTTTGCTCGAGGTCACCTTCCAGCCCGTCAAGATGTTTGAGCTGTCCTTTTACCGCAACCAGATCATGCACATCTTTGTCCACGAGAGTCTCATTTGTGTCTCGCTCTACATGTACGTCAAGCAGGGTGGCCCGACAGAGATGCAAAGAATCGATTTTGAGAGCATGTATAACGCTTGCCAGTTTCTCTCCAAGGTCCTGCGCGACGAGTTTGTCTTTGGCACCATGCAGCTCGACCGCAATATCGAGAAGACCGTACAGCAACTGATCGACGATAATATTCTGCAGGTCACCGCGGGCGACAATATAGACGCGGAGGGACTCAGTGTGCACGACTGGCGCGCTGGGAATGGTCTGCTCGGCCTCGCCGAcgaagagcggcgcaacggCCGCCAGAATTTTGACATCTATTTGTTCCTCATTTGGCCCTACGTGGAAAGCTACTGGCTTGCTGCCGTCTCTATTCTCGGCCTCGCGCCCCAGTCGGTCCAAGTCCGCCctgcgcacgacgccgGCAGTGTTCCTGAGCAGCGGTTGCCTTGGTACATGAAGAAAGATCTCGTCACCAGCATGCAAAAGATTGGGAATACCCTCTTCTGGCAGGGCGAGCTGAGCTACTACGAGGCGATCAATAGCGCCACCTTGGTTAATGCACTCGCGAGGATGGAGCAGATGGGCGTCGTGGTGTACCACAAGCCTGACGACAAAAAGGCTGGAACTTTTGCGGCAGTCGATCCATCCTGGGTACCGACCGCGATCAAGCGAGATGCATTGCAGCCGGACCAGTCCAGCGTCTCTGTATCCCAGATTTCCTATGACTACGTGCTTGTGGGGCCACTGGTCGATATCATTGAGCGTCTTGTGCGCTTCCGTCGCGAAGGCAAGGACCGACGCGATCAAAGCGGCGATTCACACGTTTTCGAACACGCATTTGCAGGAAGCCCACGGATCATGCACTGGGCCCCAGTGGGTGCCTCTTCCGGCGTGCACTCACACCTCTGA
- a CDS encoding uncharacterized protein (EggNog:ENOG503P4JX; COG:S), producing MATAIDAGLAPSVRQLAAEYGAAKKQIEAALAFFPDAAAELEEFASSHTKQLDAGCRALIDMLREAEQRTERLMAIQDCVATGLGTAAIVDEYKQGTQQALDAYMAKTARQRYAKEPHYTEFHSRVWEVHGEGAMPPLIDLIPAGTFFSGAHVEPGDACDGEASDGEDIVMGGTMQQFRCPLTASLLVDAMQRYVAHMLTVSTVCPHAYSRAAVLEYLGTSASAKCPAASCAATITKRTLRDAPSLQRRVDRHERIVARRGPQDAVAAVLE from the exons ATGGCAACAGCCATTGATGCAGGGCTTGCGCCGTCCGTGCGCCAGCTCGCGGCAGAgtacggcgctgcaaagaAGCAGAtcgaagcggcgcttgcatttTTTCccgacgctgctgccgaATTGGAAGAGTTTGCATCGTCACATACAAAACAGCTCGACGCTGGATGCCGTGCATTGATTgacatgctgcgcgaggccgaACAGCGCACGGAGCGGCTCATGGCAATCCAGGATTGCGTAGCGACGGGGCTTGGCACG GCCGCTATTGTGGACGAATACAAGCAAGGgacgcagcaagcgctcgacgcgtACATGGCCaaaacggcgcgccagcgctaCGCAAAAGAGCCGCATTATACCGAGTTCCATTCGCGGGTGTGGGAAGTGCATGGCGAAGGCGCGATGCCGCCGCTTATTGATTTGATTCCTGCTGGTACGTTTTTTTCTGGCGCTCACGTAGAACCAGGCGATGCGTGCGACGGCGAAGCATCCGACGGCGAAGATATCGTGATGGGCGGCACGATGCAGCAGTTCCGGTGCCCACTGACAGCCTCGTTGCTCGTCGATGCCATGCAGAGGTACGTTGCTCATATGCTCACTGTAAGCACCGTATGCCCCCATGCATactcgcgcgccgccgtgctggaaTACCTCGGCACGAGTGCGAGCGCAAAATGCCCCGCAGCATCGTGTGCCGCTACGATTACAAAACGGACactgcgcgatgcgccaaGCCTGCAGCGAAGGGTGGATCGGCACGAACGCATCGtggcacggcgcggtccGCAAGATGCCGTAGCGGCGGTGTTAGAGTAG
- a CDS encoding uncharacterized protein (TransMembrane:8 (o12-30i91-110o122-155i176-196o202-224i236-259o279-301i322-342o)) has protein sequence MPSHCTQKTLLVLVALGSIATGLFVSYMAIHAPNKPQFADYFTASVDKLRSHFGFVPHERILPAHWPYAHDIEQAYMSIVRVFVDLVESRFGKGAFLLIFSMVAPCSGFATTEAVKPHRHAFMSAIAITIIFSLGQLICIGAALPIFYIPGYALVRAFRPKEVFPQRPFSASALPLLHLMPLLMGLPTLLCVFVPVDHPYYFYANSAFQFFPLALSALVVYGLFARDTPTLRSTDLAAMYRQGALASTALYWASLYLLLPTLRDLYEHKPVYINDAIQLILWDAVGVLATLVFIVLIDTIADPVPAGVVQRPNLHGCKTSRILKTVGIASIFGPGAAMQLYFANREEAVSEHNAMLVKLKKQ, from the coding sequence ATGCCATCGCACTGTACGCAGAAGACTTTGCTCGTGCTCGTTGCACTGGGCTCCATTGCGACGGGGCTGTTTGTGTCGTACATGGCCATTCATGCTCCGAACAAGCCGCAGTTTGCCGACTACTTTACGGCTAGCGTGGATAAGCTGCGCAGTCACTTTGGCTTCGTGCCGCACGAGCGTATACTTCCCGCGCACTGGCCGTATGCTCATGATATCGAGCAGGCGTACATGTCCATTGTGCGTGTCTTTGTGGATTTGGTCGAGTCGCGCTTCGGCAAGGGTGCATTCCTCCTCATCTTTAGCATGGttgcgccgtgctctgGCTTTGCTACCACGGAAGCCGTCAAGCCGCACCGCCACGCTTTCATGAGTGCCATTGCCATTACGATCATCTTCAGTTTGGGCCAGCTGATTTGCATCGGTGCCGCGCTCCCCATTTTTTACATTCCCGGCTACGCGTTGGTGCGTGCATTCCGCCCTAAGGAAGTCTTCCCGCAGCGCCCCTTTTCCGCGAGTGCTCTGCCTTTGCTGCATTTGATGCCGCTGCTGATGGGCCTGCCCACACTGCTCTGCGTCTTTGTCCCTGTGGACCATCCCTACTACTTTTACGCCAACTCTGCCTTCCAGTTCTTCCCCCTTGCGCTCTCTGCGCTTGTCGTGTACGGCCTCTTTGCGCGTGATACACCCACGCTGCGGTCGACTGACCTTGCGGCAATGTACCGCCAGGGTGCGCTAGCCTCGACTGCACTCTACTGGGCGTCGCTCTACCTCTTGCTCCctacgctgcgcgacttgtACGAGCACAAACCCGTGTACATAAATGATGCGATTCAGCTCATTTTGTGGGATGCTGTCGGCGTCCTTGCCACGCTCGTCTTCATTGTCCTGATCGACACCATTGCAGACCCTGTCCCTGCcggcgtcgtgcagcgccccAACCTGCACGGCTGCAAAACCAGTCGCATCCTCAAGACGGTTGGCATCGCCTCTATTTTTGGCCccggcgctgcgatgcaGCTCTACTTTGCGAACCGCGAGGAAGCGGTCTCGGAGCACAACGCCATGCTTGTCAAGCTCAAGAAGCAGTAG
- the URA7 gene encoding CTP synthase (glutamine hydrolyzing) (EggNog:ENOG503NU1Q; BUSCO:EOG092620EL; MEROPS:MER0437468; COG:F), with translation MKYIVVSGGVISGIGKGVIASSTGLLLKTLGLRVTSIKIDPYMNIDAGTMAPTEHGEVFVLDDGGEVDLDLGNYERYLDVTLARDNNITTGKIYREVIEKERRGDYLGKTVQIVPHLTNAIQDWIERVALQPVDDTGETPDVCIIELGGTVGDIESAPFVEALRQFQFRVGHENFALIHVSLVPLIGGEQKTKPTQAAIRDLRGLGLAPDMIAARCATPLEHAVIHKLSMFCHVGPDQVLGVHDVNSTYHVPLLLEQQGMMRFFRRRLQLDLDKLVSPASKSRGLHLRERWRDLTLSQERTFDTVNIVLIGKYTSLQDSYMSVVKALEHASLRCRHKLVLKWVESSDLESRTETEDPVKYHEAWQHLCSAKGIIIPGGFGKRGTEGMILAVRWAREKNVPFLGICLGLQVAVIEYARNVCGMREANSAELDEPCPEPVVVYMPEISRTHLGGTMRLGLRPTIFNSASTSWSKIRKLYGDAPVIWERHRHRYEVNPETAPLIESTSVPGSSETLQFIGKNEKGERMQVAELKGHPYFVAMQAHPEFTSRPLNPSPPFLGLVAAAAGMLDDVVEQQVKEYKPPHPHASMILESEREAQAAP, from the coding sequence ATGAAGTACATTGTGGTCTCTGGCGGTGTCATTTCCGGTATCGGAAAAGGCGTCATTGCCTCGTCCACAGGTCTGCTGCTCAAGACGCTTGGCCTGCGCGTCACGTCGATCAAGATCGACCCATACATGAACATTGACGCGGGCACCATGGCCCCGaccgagcacggcgaggtATTTGTGCTTGACGACGGCGGCGAGGTCGATCTGGACTTGGGAAACTACGAACGGTATTTGGACGtgacgcttgcgcgcgacaacAATATTACCACGGGAAAAATATACCGCGAAGTGATCGAGAAGGAGCGCCGTGGCGACTACCTGGGCAAGACCGTGCAGATTGTGCCGCACTTGACTAACGCGATCCAGGACTGGATTGAACGCGTCGCATTGCAGCCCGTGGATGACACGGGTGAGACACCAGATGTGTGTATTATCGAGCTGGGTGGCACCGTCGGAGACATTGAGTCGGCGCCGtttgtcgaggcgctccgTCAGTTCCAGTTTCGCGTCGGCCACGAGAATTTTGCCTTGATCCACGTGAGCCTTGTGCCTTTGATCGGCGGCGAGCAAAAGACAAAGCCGACACAGGCTGCGATCCGCGACCTGCGTGGCCTCGGTCTCGCGCCAGACATGATCGCGGCCAGGTGCGCTACGCCCTTGGAACACGCGGTGATCCACAAACTATCCATGTTCTGCCACGTCGGGCCGGACCAAGTGCTTGGTGTGCACGATGTGAACTCTACCTACCACGTTCCTCTGCTATTGGAGCAGCAAGGGATGATGCGCTTTTTCAGGCGCCGTTTGCAACTGGACCTGGACAAGCTCGTTTCCCCTGCATCCAAGAGCCGCGGCCTGCACTTGCGCGAGAGGTGGCGCGATCTGACACTGTCACAGGAGCGCACGTTTGACACGGTCAACATTGTACTCATCGGCAAGTATACTTCCTTGCAGGACTCGTACATGTCCGTGGTCAAGGCGCTCGAACacgcgagcttgcgctgccgccACAAACTCGTGCTCAAGTGGGTCGAATCCAGCGATTTGGAGTCGCGGACCGAGACCGAGGACCCCGTCAAGTACCACGAGGCTTGGCAGCACCTTTGCTCTGCCAAAGGCATCATTATCCCGGGTGGAtttggcaagcgcggcacggaAGGTATGATtcttgccgtgcgctgggcgcgcgaGAAAAACGTTCCTTTTCTGGGCATCTGCCTTGGCTTGCAAGTTGCTGTGATTGAGTATGCGCGCAACGTTTGTGGCATGCGTGAGGCCAACTctgccgagctggacgagccgTGCCCCGAGCCAGTCGTTGTATACATGCCGGAGATAAGCCGCACGCACCTCGGCGGTACGATGCGCCTCGGCTTGCGCCCGACCATCTTTAATAGTGCAAGCACGTCCTGGAGCAAGATTCGGAAGCTGTACGGCGACGCGCCTGTCATTTGGGAGCGCCACCGCCACCGCTATGAAGTCAACCCCGAGACCGCCCCGCTGATTGAAAGCACGTCTGTGCCGGGCTCTTCTGAAACGCTACAGTTCATCGGCAAGAACGAAAAGGGAGAGCGCATGCAGGTCGCGGAGCTCAAAGGCCACCCGTACTTTGTTGCGATGCAGGCACATCCCGAGTTTACTTCGCGCCCGCTCAATCCCTCGCCGCCGTTCCTGGGTCTtgtcgctgctgctgcgggAATGCTCGACGATGTTGTAGAGCAGCAAGTCAAAGAGTACAAGCCGCCGCATCCACACGCAAGCATGATCCTCGAGtccgagcgcgaggcacaGGCCGCACCCTAG
- a CDS encoding uncharacterized protein (TransMembrane:3 (n4-15c23/24o47-68i89-110o122-142i); EggNog:ENOG503P0N4; COG:I), whose product MQAAAVCLLPVSFWIDAPFGKFGVQSRWNVNGNTAWMAMESVAPLAVAWYSWPVQSTYAAVLLGMFIVHYMNRALIQPLLNPPRSPLHLVVVLSAIAFNSANGFLIGTWLRTLHVQHFTLARAVLAAMGFALFGAGMGGNIAHDTILMRLRTSPLAARDVTRRTAQYRIPYGGLFFWVSYPHYLCEWVEWIGYVVCGAAGGNCGVAQLLAMPPFLFVVLEIGAMLPRAVHGHAWYRREFGVASHDTPGYPPNRRAVVPFLL is encoded by the coding sequence ATGCAGGCAGCCGCGGTATGCCTGCTCCCTGTGTCGTTCTGGATCGATGCGCCGTTCGGAAAGTTTGGCGTGCAGAGCAGGTGGAATGTAAATGGGAACACCGCTTGGATGGCGATGGAGTCGGTTGCACCGCTCGCTGTAGCATGGTATTCGTGGCCGGTACAAAGTACGTATGCGGCAGTGTTGCTCGGCATGTTTATCGTGCACTATATGAACCGTGCGTTGATACAGCCGCTGCTGAATCCGCCGCGGTCGCCGCTGCACCTTGTGGTAGTGCTGAGCGCCATTGCGTTTAACAGCGCGAATGGGTTCTTGATCGGGACGTGgctgcgtacgctgcaTGTCCAGCACTTTACACTagcacgcgccgtgctggccGCGATGGGGTTCGCGCTTTTCGGAGCGGGCATGGGGGGAAACATTGCGCATGACACGATCCTTATGCGGCTGCGGACAAGCCcattggcggcgcgagATGTAacgaggcgcacggcgcagtaCCGCATTCCGTACGGGGGTTTATTTTTTTGGGTAAGCTATCCACACTATCTATGTGAGTGGGTGGAGTGGATTGGGTACGtagtgtgcggcgctgcgggcgGGAATTGCGGCGTGgcacagctgcttgcgatgcCGCCATTTCTGTTTGTCGTGCTCGAAATTGGCGCGATGCTTCCCCGCGCTGTACATGGACATGCGTGGTACCGTCGCGAATTCGGCGTCGCGTCGCACGATACACCGGGGTACCCCCCAAATAGGCGCGCTGTCGTGCCGTTTTTGCTATGA
- a CDS encoding uncharacterized protein (COG:A; EggNog:ENOG503P5BZ) yields MSGLQYSGNLQLEHLHAKYTGTIHPDTTRHEWITYQHRDTTAAVIGNAPLLSYMSIAEGDTKARTKFELTEVRAAACLSQRMIQPCGPPPFRKE; encoded by the exons ATG TCCGGACTCCAATACTCGGGAAATCTGCAGCTGGAGCATT TGCATGCAAAGTACACGGGCACAATCCACCCCGATACTACAAGGCA CGAATGGATCACCTACCAGCACCGCGACACCACCGCTGCTGTGATTGGAAATGCGCCCCTCCTTTCCTACATGTCCATTGCTGAGGGAGAtaccaaggcgcgcacgaAATTCGAGCTTACCGAGGTAcgtgccgcagcatgcTTATCGCAGCGCATGATCCAGCCGTGCGGCCCGCCGCCCTTCCGTAAAGAATAA